Proteins co-encoded in one Melitaea cinxia chromosome 13, ilMelCinx1.1, whole genome shotgun sequence genomic window:
- the LOC123659191 gene encoding conserved oligomeric Golgi complex subunit 5 — translation MDAKDVCIEIENDDFYSKFLVDSVKPLVGENLSVTEQVAKLTQGIDKLTKSLETQVLAKHNDLLTQASNISDLETMLASVRSQVQVLLQRADKIKERVHNPFYELENQTVMLERVQITCNLLRHTAKILNLWNKLSSVKDNPAKKAMILFELNELIGDYDFEGITVLEDVLTQVDQQKKELLKNSTELLQSSLLVGDKTKLLQCFKVFHNLQCTEEQIKNTVNLILKDLRKGIANALNVQMVSIEIKKSSSGRAAPGKANIMNAQDFKIKLWDNIDKLFKNDIYNSCMKVIMLQNVVNELHAIGNFKNIARNFWNELSMIFSNELEKSSSTVNQSVEIDFPKLLKCFNDLLSKLKCKNLEMNRTCLTKWENSFLSKSLGKLLEPVRSMWHLNQVPTMDQIDNAIRIITEALSISLGDKQLSISLANSVAKSIKQMNVEAEQRLSMENDVAQIIEAPTSSQQKNADLCNALHYFSSQIKRVLANMNSMLPQESVQIVQNSLKDISSLPVLNVFTESIKNSLYLILVTMHDEPDLIKADEPNTKNMSCSPYMKELQHFVSRCKEIYLSMFHDKLALNQCCIDISKSCIERFIQHVCNVRPLSKYGRAKLQADCKHLEISLSPLVNDISELGDHYRQLKALYLLLEKTPQEIAKSQHEGAALPHSLVMMFLFAHGGQQLLAPHTCAGWNIQRLIQWLDSHKNERDRLEFVAGSLQRYQNHIRQNQIATYDEVYPVLLQLLEDGRKLLKK, via the coding sequence ATGGATGCCAAGGACGTCTGTATAGAAATAGAGAATGATGACTTTTATAGCAAGTTCCTAGTGGATTCAGTCAAACCGCTAGTTGGCGAAAACTTATCAGTCACTGAACAAGTCGCCAAGCTCACACAAGGAATCGACAAGTTAACGAAAAGCTTGGAAACGCAAGTTCTTGCCAAACACAATGATCTCTTAACTCAGGCAAGTAATATCTCCGATCTTGAAACTATGTTAGCATCGGTACGATCCCAAGTACAAGTTTTACTACAGAGGGCTGATAAAATCAAAGAACGTGTACACAATCCTTTTTACGAGTTAGAAAATCAAACAGTGATGCTTGAACGGGTTCAAATCACATGTAATTTACTTAGACACACAGCTAAAATACTTAATCTATGGAATAAACTTAGTTCAGTCAAAGATAATCCGGCAAAGAAAGCTATGATTTTATTTGAACTCAATGAATTGATAGGGGATTACGATTTTGAAGGAATAACAGTACTTGAAGACGTGTTAACACAAGTTGATCAacagaaaaaagaattattaaagaaCTCCACAGAACTATTACAATCCAGTCTGTTAGTTGGTGATAAAACAAAACTTCTCCAATGTTTTAAGGTATTCCACAACTTACAATGCACTGAGGAGCAAATAAAGAATACAgtaaatttaatactaaaagatTTGAGGAAAGGGATAGCTAATGCTCTAAATGTACAGATGGTGtctatagaaattaaaaaatcaagcTCTGGCCGTGCTGCACCCGGCAAAGCAAACATAATGAATGCACAagactttaaaattaaactttggGACAACATTGACAAACTTttcaaaaatgatatttataacaGTTGTATGAAAGTTATTATGTTACAAAATGTTGTGAATGAACTTCATGCTATCGGCAACTTCAAGAATATTGCTAGAAACTTCTGGAACGAGCTGTCAATGATTTTTAGCAATGAATTGGAGAAAAGTTCATCTACAGTAAACCAGTCTGTTGAAATTGATTTCCCGAAACTTCTTAAGTGTTTCAATGATCTCCTCtccaaattaaaatgtaaaaatttagaAATGAATCGAACCTGCTTAACAAAGTGGGAGAATTCCTTCTTGTCCAAGTCCTTAGGTAAGCTTCTAGAACCTGTCAGAAGTATGTGGCATTTGAACCAAGTGCCAACAATGGACCAAATTGATAATGCAATTAGAATCATAACCGAAGCTCTAAGTATTTCACTTGGAGATAAGCAGCTGAGTATAAGTTTAGCTAACAGTGTAGCTAAGAGCATAAAACAAATGAACGTTGAGGCTGAACAGAGGCTCTCAATGGAAAATGATGTTGCACAAATAATTGAGGCACCGACAAGCTCACAACAAAAGAACGCCGATCTTTGCAATGCACTGCATTACTTTTCATCACAAATAAAACGGGTCCTTGCGAATATGAATTCAATGCTACCACAAGAGAGCGTCCAAATAGTCCAGAACAGTTTAAAAGACATTTCAAGTTTACCAGTTCTAAATGTTTTCACTGAATCCATCAAGAACTCTCTCTATTTGATTCTCGTGACAATGCATGACGAACCTGATTTAATAAAAGCAGATGAACCAAATACCAAGAACATGTCATGCTCTCCGTATATGAAAGAGTTGCAACACTTTGTGTCTAGATGTAAAGAGATATATCTCTCCATGTTCCATGACAAATTAGCTCTTAACCAATGTTGCATAGACATTTCTAAATCCTGTATCGAGAGATTTATCCAACATGTGTGTAACGTCAGACCTTTGAGCAAGTATGGCCGAGCAAAACTTCAGGCTGACTGTAAACACTTGGAGATTTCTTTATCGCCTTTGGTGAACGACATTTCAGAGTTGGGCGATCATTATCGCCAATTAAAGGCGTTATATCTGCTTTTAGAAAAGACTCCTCAAGAAATTGCAAAAAGTCAGCATGAGGGAGCTGCCTTGCCACACTCTTTGGTAATGATGTTTTTATTCGCTCACGGTGGTCAACAATTGTTAGCTCCGCATACATGTGCCGGTTGGAATATAC